One segment of Aquimarina sp. BL5 DNA contains the following:
- a CDS encoding sodium:solute symporter produces the protein MNELSYIDIAVIVVYLIGIIIYGISKSKRGSSEDYFLGGRTMTWPIVGIALFSANISSSTLVGLASDAYQTNINVYNYEWFAVVVLIFFAIFFLPFYLRSGVYTMPEFLERRYDKRSRYYFSFITVVGNILVDTASGLYVGKIVLTLLFPSMDSTLILVILAVAAAAYTIPGGLNSVIQTEVIQAVLLIIGSCLLTYFAFDQLGGGWSAMTAKLDGMLSAGEVNFGDRLAEGKYIPTNSDEVFSLVRPDNDEFMPWWGLLTGVPLLGFYFWANNQFMVQRVLGAKDLNHGRWGALFAGLLKLPVIFIMVVPGVLALLLFSTLDITGLNYALTDGTICNNLADCPNLTYPVLLFQLLPVGVLGLVVAGLMAAMMSSVSATFNSASTLVTMDFVKQLKPELTSKQLVKVGQITTVILVVLAIAWVPFIERVSDSLWTYLQLVIAYTCPPAVSTFVLGLFWKRANGNGSIVSLLTGFSLAFLMIMSQTFDWIPAVNELHFLAKATWLFVICILVHIIVSLATKPQSEQQVKEYTYKRAMFAEETKELKGLAWYKNYRILSVILLVITSIVVGFFW, from the coding sequence ATGAATGAATTATCTTATATCGACATTGCAGTAATTGTCGTGTATCTCATCGGGATCATTATCTATGGAATTTCTAAATCAAAACGAGGAAGTTCGGAAGATTATTTTTTAGGAGGAAGAACAATGACATGGCCAATCGTTGGTATCGCTTTATTTTCTGCTAATATATCCAGTTCTACTTTAGTAGGACTAGCTTCAGATGCGTATCAAACCAATATTAATGTATATAATTACGAATGGTTTGCGGTTGTCGTATTGATTTTCTTTGCTATTTTCTTTCTTCCGTTCTATTTGCGCTCAGGTGTGTATACAATGCCAGAATTTCTAGAAAGAAGATACGATAAAAGATCACGTTATTATTTTTCATTTATAACGGTAGTTGGTAATATTTTAGTAGATACTGCATCAGGTCTTTATGTTGGTAAGATTGTTTTAACCTTGTTGTTTCCTTCAATGGATTCTACTTTGATTTTAGTAATACTAGCAGTTGCAGCAGCAGCTTATACAATTCCAGGAGGATTAAATTCTGTAATTCAGACCGAAGTTATACAAGCCGTTTTACTGATAATTGGATCTTGTTTGTTAACATATTTCGCTTTTGATCAGCTTGGTGGAGGATGGTCAGCAATGACGGCTAAACTTGATGGAATGTTATCTGCCGGAGAAGTGAATTTTGGAGATCGTTTAGCTGAAGGAAAGTATATACCTACTAACTCAGATGAAGTCTTTAGTCTTGTTAGGCCAGATAATGATGAATTCATGCCTTGGTGGGGATTATTAACTGGAGTGCCATTGCTTGGGTTTTACTTTTGGGCAAATAATCAATTTATGGTACAAAGAGTTTTGGGAGCTAAGGATCTTAACCACGGACGTTGGGGTGCGCTGTTTGCAGGCTTATTAAAGTTGCCTGTAATTTTTATTATGGTAGTTCCAGGTGTATTAGCCTTGTTGCTGTTTAGTACTTTGGATATTACAGGTCTTAATTATGCATTAACTGACGGTACTATTTGTAACAATCTTGCAGATTGTCCTAATCTTACATATCCTGTATTATTATTTCAATTATTACCTGTAGGAGTATTAGGTCTTGTAGTAGCTGGATTAATGGCAGCAATGATGTCATCGGTTTCTGCGACATTTAATTCTGCATCTACACTAGTAACAATGGATTTTGTAAAACAACTAAAACCGGAGCTTACTAGCAAGCAATTGGTTAAGGTGGGGCAAATAACAACGGTCATATTAGTGGTTCTTGCAATTGCTTGGGTGCCTTTTATAGAAAGAGTTAGCGATTCATTATGGACATATCTACAGTTAGTTATCGCGTATACCTGTCCTCCGGCTGTTTCTACCTTTGTTTTAGGATTGTTCTGGAAACGTGCCAATGGTAATGGGTCTATCGTGAGTTTATTGACAGGTTTTTCATTAGCATTTTTAATGATTATGTCACAAACATTTGATTGGATTCCTGCAGTAAATGAATTACACTTTTTAGCAAAAGCTACTTGGTTATTTGTTATTTGTATTCTTGTTCATATAATAGTAAGTTTAGCTACTAAACCGCAATCAGAACAACAAGTAAAAGAGTATACGTATAAACGAGCGATGTTTGCAGAAGAAACGAAAGAGCTTAAAGGGTTGGCATGGTATAAAAATTATAGAATTCTTTCGGTGATACTATTAGTTATTACATCTATAGTGGTAGGTTTTTTCTGGTAA